In Geopsychrobacter electrodiphilus DSM 16401, a single window of DNA contains:
- a CDS encoding formate/nitrite transporter family protein, whose protein sequence is MSELFGFDVFSPKEIAARVETIGVAKAHLPLIPMLMLSVLAGAFIGLGALYFVIVKSDPNLGFAAKQVLGGVTFSLGLILVIVAGAELFTGNNLLAMAWADGKISTRELLRNWVIVCGGNFIGAVGIALLVFLSHHVEMNNGGIAQEYIKIASAKVALPFWTAFFKGILCNILVCMAVWMAFAGRSVIDKAVAVVFPISAFVAAGFEHSIANMFFIPLAMLLQSFDNIGVNSNTITWAGLFGNLVPVILGNIVGGSVLVGLVYHLIYRQVPGQDE, encoded by the coding sequence ATGTCTGAGCTTTTTGGTTTCGATGTTTTTTCGCCCAAGGAAATCGCTGCGCGAGTCGAAACAATCGGCGTGGCCAAGGCGCACTTACCACTAATTCCTATGCTGATGCTGAGTGTGCTGGCTGGTGCCTTTATTGGTCTGGGCGCTCTTTATTTTGTGATTGTCAAATCAGACCCTAACCTAGGGTTCGCCGCCAAACAGGTGCTCGGCGGCGTGACTTTTTCTTTGGGATTGATTCTTGTCATAGTGGCAGGTGCGGAGTTATTCACCGGAAACAATCTGCTGGCGATGGCCTGGGCTGATGGAAAAATTTCCACACGTGAGTTGCTGCGGAACTGGGTGATTGTTTGCGGCGGTAATTTTATTGGTGCAGTCGGAATTGCTCTCTTGGTCTTTCTCTCACATCATGTTGAAATGAACAACGGTGGAATTGCCCAAGAGTATATCAAGATTGCTTCAGCCAAGGTTGCCTTGCCTTTCTGGACGGCCTTCTTTAAAGGCATTCTCTGTAATATTCTGGTGTGCATGGCGGTTTGGATGGCTTTTGCCGGAAGAAGTGTAATCGACAAGGCAGTAGCGGTAGTCTTTCCAATATCTGCTTTTGTTGCAGCAGGCTTCGAGCATAGCATTGCCAACATGTTTTTTATTCCGCTCGCCATGCTATTGCAAAGCTTCGATAACATTGGGGTGAACTCCAATACCATTACTTGGGCTGGTCTCTTTGGTAACCTGGTGCCAGTAATATTGGGCAATATTGTTGGTGGCAGTGTATTGGTCGGGTTAGTGTACCACCTTATCTATCGGCAGGTGCCGGGCCAGGACGAATAG
- a CDS encoding carbon-nitrogen hydrolase family protein, giving the protein MKVACLQINTGDLLSLNLENIDLLLQRAAEQKVKLAALPENFAFMHPDLQRKRDFARQDCPATVLPFLAAAAQKYHMAIIAGSVLLEGRQDKLRNACPVYDRNGACLGIYDKMHLFDVDLPDGRYHESAQIEAGDTPLVVQLDEWRLGVSICYDLRFPELYRYYSALGCNLLSIPAAFTVPTGQAHWEVLLRARAIENQAYVLAPAQIGTHPGGRQTYGHSMIIAPWGEIVAQASNHSAAGGELIVGDIELNTVSDIRRKMPAWRHEKL; this is encoded by the coding sequence ATGAAAGTAGCCTGTCTGCAAATCAACACCGGTGACCTGCTAAGCCTGAACCTGGAGAATATCGATCTGCTGTTGCAACGTGCCGCGGAGCAGAAAGTAAAACTGGCAGCCTTGCCGGAGAACTTCGCTTTCATGCATCCGGATCTGCAGCGCAAGCGCGATTTTGCCCGGCAGGACTGTCCCGCAACGGTGCTGCCGTTTTTGGCGGCTGCCGCGCAAAAATACCATATGGCGATTATTGCCGGTTCGGTGTTGCTTGAGGGTCGCCAGGATAAGCTGCGCAATGCTTGCCCGGTGTACGACCGCAACGGAGCTTGTCTCGGGATCTATGACAAGATGCATCTGTTTGATGTTGATTTGCCGGACGGTCGCTATCATGAATCCGCCCAGATTGAAGCGGGTGACACACCGCTGGTTGTTCAGCTTGATGAATGGCGACTGGGGGTGAGTATCTGTTACGACCTGCGTTTTCCCGAGCTCTATCGTTACTACAGCGCTCTGGGCTGCAACCTGCTCTCGATCCCTGCGGCGTTTACGGTGCCGACCGGCCAGGCGCATTGGGAGGTGCTGTTACGCGCGCGGGCTATTGAAAATCAGGCCTATGTCCTGGCGCCGGCCCAGATCGGGACCCACCCCGGGGGGCGGCAGACCTATGGGCACAGCATGATCATTGCCCCCTGGGGGGAAATAGTTGCCCAGGCCAGTAATCATTCTGCCGCCGGGGGGGAGCTGATCGTTGGGGATATCGAGCTCAATACTGTTAGCGACATTCGCCGCAAGATGCCGGCGTGGCGCCATGAAAAACTCTGA
- a CDS encoding PilZ domain-containing protein: MINSVDNEYVPKRLRAEMQVRFGSPDGTLLSGFSIDLSTGGLFLQTNYPLNVDDILILRFKLLRQDDTISCPSKVAWVNTKENPYNPEFAPGVGIQFVDIPLEEVNAIGRFLKHNDIQPSW, translated from the coding sequence ATGATCAATTCAGTTGATAATGAATATGTACCTAAACGCCTAAGGGCTGAGATGCAGGTCAGATTTGGGAGTCCCGACGGAACCCTTCTGAGTGGATTTAGCATTGACTTAAGTACTGGTGGGCTTTTTCTGCAAACAAATTATCCATTAAATGTTGATGATATCTTGATTCTGCGCTTTAAACTGTTGAGGCAGGATGACACAATTTCATGTCCTTCAAAAGTTGCGTGGGTAAACACGAAAGAAAATCCGTATAACCCAGAGTTTGCTCCTGGAGTGGGCATACAATTTGTGGATATTCCCCTTGAAGAAGTAAATGCAATTGGCAGATTCCTAAAACACAATGATATCCAACCAAGCTGGTAG
- a CDS encoding NRDE family protein yields the protein MCLILLAWRCHPEYPLIVAANRDEFYRRSTAAAHWWPEQPDLLAGRDLEAQGTWMGMTRSGRFAAVTNVREPQLAVPAARSRGELTCGYLGSDTETQDYARQLQKTSDLYSGYNLLYGSQNGLTYYSNRLSAPLALKPGLYGLSNAQLDTPWPKVQQGKAQLQALLARSEFETSDLLRILDDSRLFPDELLPATGVSLERERQLSALRISGTDYGTRSSTALLVNRRGQVIFHEKNLAPEPTSDIRFSFALRSS from the coding sequence ATGTGTCTCATACTCTTAGCCTGGCGCTGCCACCCTGAATATCCCCTGATCGTTGCTGCCAACCGCGACGAATTTTACCGACGCAGCACTGCTGCTGCGCACTGGTGGCCGGAACAACCTGATCTGCTGGCGGGAAGAGATCTTGAGGCGCAAGGGACCTGGATGGGGATGACCCGCAGTGGACGCTTTGCGGCGGTGACCAACGTCAGGGAACCGCAGCTGGCCGTCCCCGCAGCCCGTTCACGTGGCGAGCTGACTTGTGGTTATCTGGGGAGCGACACCGAAACACAGGATTATGCACGACAACTGCAGAAAACCAGCGACCTGTATTCCGGCTACAATCTGTTGTATGGCAGCCAGAACGGGCTCACTTACTATTCCAATCGGCTGTCTGCCCCGCTCGCGTTAAAACCCGGCCTGTACGGGCTTAGTAACGCCCAACTCGACACGCCCTGGCCCAAGGTTCAACAAGGTAAGGCGCAGTTGCAGGCACTCCTTGCCAGGTCCGAGTTTGAAACCAGCGATCTACTCAGAATTCTCGATGACTCGCGCCTGTTTCCCGACGAACTGCTCCCTGCGACCGGGGTCAGCCTCGAACGGGAACGCCAGCTTTCCGCACTGCGGATCTCCGGCACTGACTATGGTACGCGCAGTTCGACCGCACTGTTGGTCAATCGTCGGGGGCAGGTCATTTTCCACGAAAAAAATCTGGCCCCGGAACCAACCAGCGATATACGCTTCAGCTTCGCCCTGCGATCATCTTAA
- a CDS encoding YgaP family membrane protein has product MSKWANVGQVDRVLRFVLAAVLLAIGVLDNPIVSGGTTKIIIGIFAVVPLLTGLFRYCPLYTLIGINTCSKQKS; this is encoded by the coding sequence ATGTCAAAATGGGCCAATGTGGGTCAAGTTGATCGTGTGCTGCGCTTTGTTCTGGCTGCAGTTTTACTTGCGATCGGTGTGCTGGATAATCCGATTGTGTCGGGTGGAACAACCAAAATCATCATCGGGATCTTTGCCGTCGTGCCGCTGCTCACCGGCCTGTTCCGATACTGTCCGCTCTATACGCTGATCGGAATCAATACCTGCAGCAAGCAAAAATCCTGA
- a CDS encoding phosphotransacetylase family protein, which translates to MARKIFIAASGQNAGKTTVSLSLLHLAQKKYKRVGFMKPISPKPIQLRGLTVDKDAALMCQVFGLGRDLCHMSPVVIEGDSTRKFIDGQLDTRVLEQNILDACAALEKHCDFIIIEGAGHPGVGSVVGLSNARVARILNASVLMVTGGGVGNVIDSVHLDRALFEREEVEIRAVLVNKLIPEKRDTTLDYLSRAFVREPFRLLGGFNYQPILADPTLRRVANILNLEIHGNKRESKRIIHFLQIGAPSTQRVTELLRDDTLLIVTSSRDELLITLANMYQIPEHRHKIVGLLIPGVAKVSPIAQQIVDRSKIPYMRTTQHTTGVLYRAITEDVYKLTAEDVGKIEMIRSLAETRFDFDELDRLFDGG; encoded by the coding sequence ATGGCGCGTAAAATCTTCATCGCCGCATCTGGTCAAAACGCCGGCAAAACCACGGTCAGCCTTTCTCTTTTACATCTGGCGCAAAAAAAATATAAACGGGTCGGATTTATGAAGCCGATCAGCCCGAAACCGATCCAGCTGCGCGGCTTGACGGTCGATAAGGATGCGGCGCTGATGTGTCAGGTCTTCGGTCTGGGGCGCGATCTATGCCATATGTCACCAGTCGTGATCGAAGGTGATTCAACGCGCAAATTTATTGACGGACAGCTCGATACCCGGGTCCTCGAGCAGAACATCCTGGATGCCTGTGCCGCCCTCGAAAAGCACTGTGATTTTATCATTATCGAAGGTGCCGGGCATCCCGGTGTCGGTTCGGTGGTCGGACTGTCTAATGCCCGTGTCGCGCGGATTTTGAATGCGTCGGTCCTGATGGTGACCGGCGGCGGGGTCGGGAACGTGATTGACTCGGTCCATCTGGATCGTGCCCTGTTCGAAAGAGAAGAGGTCGAGATCCGGGCGGTGCTGGTCAACAAGCTGATCCCGGAGAAACGTGACACGACCCTCGACTATCTGAGCCGCGCCTTTGTCCGGGAACCGTTCAGGCTGCTGGGGGGCTTCAATTATCAGCCGATCCTGGCCGATCCGACCCTGCGTCGGGTGGCGAATATCCTCAACCTCGAAATTCACGGTAACAAACGTGAATCGAAGCGGATCATCCATTTTCTGCAGATCGGCGCCCCCTCGACCCAACGGGTTACCGAACTGCTGCGCGACGACACCCTGCTGATCGTCACCAGCAGTCGCGATGAACTGTTGATCACCCTGGCGAACATGTACCAGATCCCAGAGCATCGGCATAAAATTGTCGGCCTGCTGATCCCCGGGGTGGCGAAGGTCAGCCCGATTGCCCAGCAGATCGTTGATCGGAGCAAGATCCCTTATATGCGCACGACCCAACACACGACAGGCGTTCTTTACCGGGCGATAACTGAAGATGTGTACAAATTGACTGCCGAGGATGTAGGGAAAATTGAGATGATCCGCTCTTTGGCTGAAACCCGTTTTGATTTTGACGAACTGGATCGTCTGTTCGATGGCGGCTGA
- a CDS encoding glycosyltransferase, with amino-acid sequence MKRILFLPALGFAHVTRSLVLAKEMAKEFEVRIALSNSFLSLAEELRIDTRLVDLPLVDYEKFSRGEPVFDTEEKVEQFVVTYGTVMDEFKPDCVVSSMPMVARIPIRARRIPHVTLFNACNHPQFRMSDELTEEQERERIKRASQILGRFNAVARRMHAPEERSLRMIFTADLNILPDLPSLFPIRALSPSFSYMGPVTWHGADKPLDPTVVIDAKKPLVYMAMGSSDNREHMRVVAERLRGSQFQVVITTGGVMEAREMKSYERPGFFVRDFLPGDKVIALSYQTIVICHGGIGTVYQALENKARGIIIIPAHRQHRRIGNRLAEIGLGRLVTDSELPGVVEMVNQLLALSDHPAPIDIGTDLQTYTGAPLGKKLISEFIHQT; translated from the coding sequence ATGAAGCGAATACTGTTCTTACCCGCGCTGGGATTCGCCCACGTAACCAGATCACTAGTGCTCGCCAAAGAAATGGCGAAAGAGTTCGAGGTGAGAATCGCATTATCCAATTCGTTCCTGTCGCTGGCGGAGGAGTTGCGGATCGACACACGGTTAGTTGATTTACCGCTAGTCGATTACGAAAAGTTCTCACGGGGGGAACCGGTATTCGATACCGAGGAAAAAGTCGAACAGTTCGTAGTCACCTACGGCACGGTGATGGACGAATTCAAGCCGGATTGCGTTGTGAGTTCGATGCCAATGGTGGCAAGGATTCCAATCAGGGCACGGCGCATACCTCATGTTACGCTATTCAACGCCTGCAATCATCCGCAGTTCCGCATGTCGGACGAACTGACCGAAGAACAAGAGCGCGAGCGTATCAAGAGGGCCAGCCAGATATTGGGCCGTTTCAACGCAGTTGCGAGACGGATGCATGCCCCTGAGGAAAGATCGTTGCGGATGATCTTCACCGCAGACCTCAATATCCTTCCGGACTTGCCGTCGCTGTTTCCCATCAGGGCCCTGTCACCAAGTTTCTCCTACATGGGACCGGTCACCTGGCATGGAGCAGATAAACCTCTTGATCCGACCGTTGTAATTGACGCCAAAAAACCACTCGTCTATATGGCGATGGGAAGTTCCGATAATCGCGAACATATGAGGGTCGTCGCGGAGCGGTTGCGAGGTTCACAGTTCCAAGTCGTTATAACCACCGGCGGGGTTATGGAGGCACGGGAGATGAAATCTTACGAGCGACCCGGGTTCTTTGTCCGCGATTTCTTGCCGGGAGACAAGGTGATCGCATTGAGCTATCAAACGATTGTGATCTGTCACGGTGGAATCGGCACCGTTTATCAGGCCCTGGAAAACAAGGCTCGCGGGATAATCATTATACCGGCACATCGGCAGCATCGACGAATTGGCAACCGTCTAGCCGAGATCGGGCTGGGGAGGCTCGTGACCGACAGTGAACTGCCGGGAGTTGTTGAGATGGTCAACCAATTGCTGGCGCTGTCTGACCATCCCGCCCCAATCGATATTGGAACTGATCTCCAGACTTACACCGGTGCGCCCTTGGGGAAGAAACTCATCTCGGAGTTCATACACCAAACATAG
- a CDS encoding GGDEF domain-containing protein, whose translation MTLRAKLIAAFGTTLILSILVFSLITYLTFAQDKIADKEEIFRLRAEVVLASIRSATERALLDSLPHQTIVPPRDRDDGLGDTSAADSPDPPSGETPLLTLVQILPWPKDSTPVDMLNAYQVKARNLHVATSGPTFFHNQDQIYLLWPWGKPGMPDHLYILRCDKPALQKLIAQRAATQQLMLRIWLDGEIFQTIDRLDQQSPAQTAAASEFMNQPVTGKGHFVGGRDFHLFAPTQSLMGLQFRYLIPNTDLFHSTIAFKNRIITALIVLGWASIWIVLIIAYRITKPLGILDQAAQDIISYNYETPLTLSGGGREVKSLAASFETMRQKIKELVVQDTLTQLYNRRYLMHALELAVAQAERNHEPLTCIMIDIDNFKAINDQYGHQAGDEVLRSLGGLMQSCTREYDIAARYGGEEFTLVLPKTEPQTAQQVAERIRRTVEKYPFTFSEQQMACTISLGIASFIAESDSPDTLMGRADRALYQAKQQGRNRTISL comes from the coding sequence ATGACTCTACGCGCAAAACTGATCGCCGCGTTTGGCACCACCCTGATTCTGTCAATTTTGGTGTTCAGCCTGATCACTTACTTGACCTTTGCGCAGGACAAGATCGCCGATAAAGAGGAGATCTTTCGTTTACGCGCCGAAGTCGTACTGGCCTCCATCAGAAGTGCCACTGAACGTGCCCTGCTCGACAGCCTGCCCCATCAGACCATTGTCCCGCCGCGAGACAGGGATGACGGTTTAGGCGACACCAGTGCGGCGGACTCTCCAGACCCGCCAAGCGGCGAAACGCCCCTGCTCACCCTGGTTCAAATTTTGCCCTGGCCCAAGGATTCAACTCCCGTTGACATGTTGAATGCGTATCAGGTCAAGGCGCGCAATCTTCATGTCGCGACCAGTGGCCCGACTTTTTTCCACAATCAGGATCAGATCTACCTGCTCTGGCCTTGGGGAAAACCCGGGATGCCGGACCACCTGTATATTTTGCGGTGTGACAAACCCGCATTACAGAAGTTGATTGCGCAACGCGCTGCTACACAGCAGTTGATGTTGCGCATCTGGCTTGATGGAGAGATATTTCAGACGATCGATCGGCTGGATCAGCAAAGTCCGGCCCAAACTGCCGCCGCCTCAGAATTTATGAATCAACCAGTGACGGGAAAAGGACACTTTGTCGGTGGGCGAGATTTTCATCTCTTTGCTCCAACCCAAAGCCTGATGGGCTTGCAATTTCGCTATCTTATACCGAATACCGACCTGTTCCACAGCACCATCGCTTTTAAAAACCGCATCATTACGGCGCTGATTGTCCTGGGCTGGGCCAGTATCTGGATCGTTTTGATCATCGCGTATCGGATCACCAAACCACTGGGGATTCTCGATCAGGCAGCCCAGGATATTATCTCCTACAACTACGAGACCCCGCTGACCTTAAGTGGCGGCGGGCGGGAAGTGAAATCGCTCGCGGCCAGCTTTGAAACGATGCGCCAGAAGATCAAAGAGCTGGTGGTCCAGGACACCCTGACCCAACTCTATAATCGCCGTTATCTGATGCATGCTCTGGAGCTTGCGGTTGCCCAGGCCGAACGTAATCATGAGCCCCTGACCTGCATCATGATCGATATCGACAACTTCAAAGCGATCAATGATCAATATGGACATCAGGCTGGTGATGAAGTTTTGCGCAGTCTGGGAGGTCTGATGCAAAGTTGTACGCGCGAGTATGATATCGCGGCTCGTTATGGCGGGGAGGAGTTTACCCTGGTGTTACCGAAAACCGAGCCACAAACCGCTCAACAGGTCGCGGAACGCATACGCCGGACAGTTGAAAAATACCCGTTCACTTTCAGTGAACAGCAGATGGCCTGTACTATCAGTCTGGGGATCGCCTCCTTCATTGCGGAGAGTGACAGCCCGGATACCCTGATGGGTCGTGCTGACCGGGCCTTATATCAGGCCAAACAACAGGGTCGTAACCGCACGATCAGTCTCTGA
- a CDS encoding MFS transporter has product MISALPTTSPFKLSTRLVLFSVLATGIGQSMTFALLAPLGREVGLGEVQIGLIITCSSLAFTLTSPIWGRTSDRWGRKPVLLLGLFGYTFGCILFASVFFFGLKGLLGGLTLYLLAIGSRVLMASLMSAAPSAASAYIADTTSAEQRVAGMGRLGAARTLGAILGPAMCGLLAFLGLLAPLYVAAGITLCSTILIAVVLREPPQIAPRSTTLQKLKLFDKRYFPYILIGFLTFFAFSMTSQTIGFYFQDRFVLDGKATAQALGMGMMFSASMSFFSQAFLVGRLKLNPIRLMNLGLPVLMIGYAALLFAGSIAALAMFLGILGLGLGMVSPGFTAGASLSVSADEQGAVGGLISACPAAGFVLGPLVGTSLYQLDHRLPYVCACGLMLPLIVYAWRFGRIEQQTLR; this is encoded by the coding sequence ATGATCTCCGCCCTTCCCACAACGTCGCCGTTTAAGCTATCCACCCGCCTGGTGCTGTTCAGCGTGCTCGCTACCGGCATCGGCCAGTCCATGACCTTCGCCCTGCTGGCACCACTCGGCCGTGAAGTCGGACTGGGGGAGGTACAGATCGGCCTGATTATAACCTGCTCTTCTCTCGCCTTCACCCTGACCAGCCCGATCTGGGGACGCACCAGTGATCGCTGGGGACGCAAGCCGGTGCTGCTTCTGGGCCTGTTCGGCTATACCTTCGGCTGCATCCTGTTCGCCTCGGTTTTTTTCTTCGGACTCAAAGGGCTGCTGGGCGGTCTGACTCTCTATCTGCTGGCGATCGGTTCGCGTGTACTGATGGCCTCGCTGATGTCGGCTGCCCCCAGCGCCGCCTCGGCCTATATTGCGGATACAACCAGCGCCGAACAACGGGTCGCCGGGATGGGCCGCCTGGGCGCTGCCAGAACCCTGGGCGCGATACTGGGACCGGCCATGTGCGGGCTGCTCGCCTTTCTCGGGCTGCTGGCCCCGCTCTATGTCGCCGCAGGAATCACCCTGTGCAGCACCATTTTGATCGCCGTGGTTCTGCGAGAGCCCCCACAAATAGCCCCCCGCTCAACAACCCTGCAGAAACTGAAGCTGTTTGACAAACGCTACTTCCCCTACATTCTGATCGGCTTTCTGACCTTCTTCGCCTTCTCGATGACCAGCCAGACCATCGGCTTTTACTTTCAGGATCGCTTCGTGCTCGACGGCAAGGCCACGGCTCAGGCCCTCGGCATGGGGATGATGTTTTCGGCGAGCATGTCGTTCTTCTCCCAGGCCTTTCTGGTTGGACGCTTAAAGCTCAACCCGATCCGGCTGATGAATCTGGGGCTGCCGGTGTTGATGATCGGTTATGCCGCGCTGCTGTTTGCCGGCAGTATCGCGGCCCTGGCCATGTTTCTCGGAATTTTGGGTTTGGGGCTGGGGATGGTATCGCCCGGATTCACCGCCGGGGCCTCGCTCTCGGTCAGCGCCGATGAGCAGGGTGCGGTCGGCGGCCTGATCTCGGCCTGCCCGGCCGCAGGTTTTGTCCTGGGCCCGCTGGTCGGGACCAGTCTGTACCAGCTGGATCACCGACTGCCTTATGTCTGCGCCTGCGGGCTGATGCTGCCATTGATCGTCTACGCCTGGCGGTTCGGACGCATTGAACAACAAACTCTGCGATAA
- a CDS encoding dienelactone hydrolase family protein has translation MIRIMILLLATVFGGTAAFAAVEGKEVTYTSGATTMKGYLATDDAIRGQRPGVLVVHEWWGQNAYARKRADMLAALGYTALALDMYGDGKTADHPKDAGAFSSAVMKNLPEARARFDAALALLKQQPNVDPTRIAAIGYCFGGAVVLEMAREGVELDAVASFHGSLAASHRAEPGTIKVKRILVANGAADKFIKAEDVAALTGELAANGVAFDFLNLPGAVHSFTNPDSDALGKKFGLPLGYNAAADHKSWEAMRRMFAEVFK, from the coding sequence ATGATCCGGATAATGATCTTGCTACTGGCAACGGTATTTGGTGGAACTGCTGCTTTTGCTGCTGTTGAGGGGAAAGAGGTGACTTATACCTCTGGTGCGACGACCATGAAGGGTTATCTGGCCACGGATGATGCGATACGCGGCCAGCGCCCCGGGGTCCTGGTGGTGCACGAGTGGTGGGGGCAGAATGCCTATGCGCGCAAACGGGCCGACATGCTCGCCGCGCTGGGGTATACGGCGCTGGCGCTCGACATGTACGGCGATGGCAAAACCGCCGATCATCCCAAGGATGCCGGGGCTTTTTCGTCGGCGGTGATGAAGAATCTGCCCGAAGCCCGGGCGCGCTTTGACGCCGCCCTGGCGTTGCTGAAACAACAGCCGAACGTCGATCCGACCAGGATCGCCGCCATCGGCTACTGCTTCGGTGGCGCGGTCGTGCTGGAAATGGCCCGTGAGGGGGTCGAGCTGGATGCGGTCGCCAGTTTCCATGGCAGCCTGGCCGCCAGTCATCGCGCCGAACCGGGGACAATTAAGGTGAAGAGAATCCTGGTCGCCAACGGCGCGGCGGACAAGTTCATCAAGGCTGAGGATGTCGCCGCCTTGACCGGTGAACTGGCCGCTAACGGGGTGGCGTTCGACTTTCTCAACCTGCCGGGCGCGGTGCACAGCTTTACCAATCCCGACTCAGATGCGCTGGGAAAAAAATTCGGTCTGCCCCTCGGCTATAACGCCGCGGCTGATCATAAATCATGGGAAGCGATGCGCAGGATGTTTGCCGAGGTGTTCAAGTAG
- a CDS encoding multiheme c-type cytochrome, translating into MKKVMKVVLLGFIAMGFTVACNAASLKDNKNFEILKNFKAQGVTNEQCLSCHKEQDQGIVADWEHSKHATVGVGCVACHVVPKNYPTAYKSHPLKGDDWEIQLAVSSVTCAKCHAAEVTQFMNSGHARAGSQWLAGNKSPHGYAMTKLSYNYEGMGGDNPSLNGHTDMGKGIDPEFNLNQDNPKLAAETVANTCVQCHGAVITLNQQGVPNSEVWPNDGMGSNYPDGGISNCTACHSRHKFSAAEARQPAACASCHLGPDHPDIEIFESSVHGHILATNPEDYDFSTGEQIPGKTLRGPTCFTCHMSGINGLKPTHNISTKLKWNLWAPKSFKRTEGDETAGWDWYKDKKLSRGNPKAGNPKGPEAARSDMMQVCSTCHQTTFVDNYFARTDAQVTLYNQYNTLADQMLQDLKSKGLIKADLWSDTFFKLYYYSWHHEGRRMRQGAAMGSPDYSHWHGSFEVMQDIREMKALYNYRLKLLAKYKDPKKVFEEEVPMPMAPHD; encoded by the coding sequence ATGAAAAAAGTAATGAAGGTTGTTTTGCTTGGGTTTATTGCAATGGGGTTTACGGTTGCCTGTAACGCAGCCAGCTTGAAAGACAATAAGAATTTTGAAATTCTTAAAAATTTCAAGGCACAAGGGGTGACCAATGAACAATGCCTGTCCTGTCACAAGGAGCAGGATCAGGGGATTGTCGCCGACTGGGAACATTCCAAACATGCAACCGTCGGCGTTGGCTGTGTCGCTTGCCATGTGGTGCCCAAAAATTATCCCACGGCCTATAAATCACATCCCTTAAAAGGGGATGACTGGGAGATTCAGTTGGCGGTTTCATCAGTCACCTGTGCGAAGTGCCATGCCGCTGAAGTCACCCAATTCATGAATTCCGGACATGCAAGAGCGGGTTCTCAATGGCTTGCGGGGAATAAGAGCCCCCACGGCTATGCGATGACCAAACTCAGCTACAACTATGAAGGGATGGGCGGTGATAACCCCTCCTTAAATGGCCACACGGACATGGGCAAAGGAATCGACCCTGAGTTCAATCTCAATCAGGACAATCCCAAACTGGCGGCAGAGACGGTTGCAAATACCTGCGTCCAATGCCACGGAGCGGTGATTACCCTCAACCAGCAGGGAGTCCCGAATTCAGAGGTTTGGCCCAATGATGGGATGGGCTCGAATTATCCCGATGGTGGAATCAGCAATTGTACCGCCTGCCATAGCCGGCATAAATTCTCCGCAGCCGAAGCAAGACAACCCGCAGCCTGTGCCAGTTGTCACCTCGGGCCGGACCATCCGGATATCGAAATTTTTGAGTCAAGTGTTCATGGCCATATTCTTGCGACCAACCCGGAAGATTATGATTTTTCTACCGGAGAACAAATTCCAGGAAAAACCCTCAGAGGGCCGACCTGCTTTACCTGTCATATGAGTGGGATTAACGGCCTTAAGCCGACGCATAACATTTCGACAAAACTTAAATGGAATCTCTGGGCTCCAAAAAGTTTCAAAAGAACCGAAGGTGATGAAACCGCAGGCTGGGATTGGTATAAAGATAAAAAATTATCGCGCGGTAATCCCAAAGCAGGTAATCCCAAAGGACCTGAAGCCGCAAGAAGTGACATGATGCAGGTTTGTTCCACCTGCCACCAGACAACATTCGTCGATAACTATTTCGCCAGAACGGATGCGCAGGTAACCCTCTACAATCAGTACAACACGCTGGCAGATCAAATGCTTCAAGACCTCAAGTCCAAGGGACTAATTAAAGCGGACCTCTGGAGTGATACCTTTTTTAAACTGTATTACTATTCATGGCATCATGAAGGCAGAAGGATGAGACAAGGCGCCGCGATGGGGAGCCCAGACTATTCACATTGGCATGGGTCCTTCGAGGTGATGCAGGACATCAGAGAAATGAAGGCGCTTTACAACTACAGGTTGAAGCTCCTCGCAAAATATAAAGACCCCAAAAAGGTCTTTGAAGAAGAAGTGCCCATGCCGATGGCCCCCCACGACTGA